From the Sphingomonas phyllosphaerae 5.2 genome, one window contains:
- a CDS encoding beta-ketoacyl-ACP synthase III encodes MIRAVLTGTGSALPARRVSNAELAEQVDTSDEWIVERTGIRFRHIAGEGETTATLARDAATAAVAAAGLTPGDIDLIVLATATPDNTFPATATKVQAMLGIDDCVAFDVAAVCSGFLYAVQVADSMIRAGAHRRALVIGAETFSRILDWEDRTTCVLFGDGAGAIVLEARESVDAVTDPGARGILATRLHADGRHNGLLYVDGGPSTTGTVGKLRMKGREVFRHAVVNLAAVMEEALGVAGLPLSAVDWVVPHQANARILDATARKLSLESERVVVTVDQHANTSAASVPLALDQAVRDGRIHAGHVVVLEAMGGGFTWGAAVIRM; translated from the coding sequence ATGATCCGTGCCGTGCTGACGGGAACGGGATCCGCGCTCCCCGCCCGCCGCGTTTCCAATGCCGAACTGGCCGAGCAGGTCGACACCTCCGACGAGTGGATCGTCGAGCGTACCGGCATCCGCTTCCGTCATATTGCAGGCGAGGGTGAAACCACCGCGACCCTGGCGCGGGACGCGGCGACAGCGGCGGTCGCGGCGGCGGGGCTCACGCCGGGCGACATCGACCTGATCGTGCTGGCGACCGCCACGCCCGACAATACGTTCCCGGCCACCGCCACCAAGGTGCAGGCGATGCTCGGGATCGACGACTGCGTGGCGTTCGACGTCGCGGCGGTCTGTTCGGGCTTCCTCTATGCGGTGCAGGTTGCCGACAGCATGATCCGCGCGGGTGCGCACCGCCGCGCGCTGGTGATCGGGGCGGAGACGTTCAGCCGCATCCTCGACTGGGAGGATCGCACCACCTGCGTGTTGTTCGGGGATGGCGCGGGGGCGATCGTGCTGGAAGCACGCGAGTCGGTCGACGCCGTGACCGATCCGGGTGCGCGCGGCATCCTCGCGACGCGGCTTCATGCCGATGGTCGCCATAATGGGTTGCTTTACGTCGACGGAGGACCGTCCACGACCGGGACGGTCGGCAAGCTGCGGATGAAGGGCCGGGAGGTATTTCGGCATGCCGTGGTCAACCTCGCGGCGGTGATGGAGGAGGCGCTGGGGGTCGCCGGATTGCCACTTTCGGCGGTCGATTGGGTGGTCCCGCACCAGGCGAATGCCCGCATCCTGGATGCGACCGCGCGGAAACTTTCGCTGGAATCTGAGCGGGTTGTGGTCACGGTCGATCAGCACGCCAACACCTCCGCCGCGTCCGTGCCGCTGGCGCTCGACCAGGCGGTTCGCGACGGCCGGATTCACGCCGGGCACGTCGTCGTGCTCGAGGCAATGGGCGGCGGATTTACCTGGGGTGCGGCCGTCATTCGCATGTGA
- the plsX gene encoding phosphate acyltransferase PlsX: protein MSDRSRIAVDAMGGDEGLAVMLAGVARACRSYDDVNYLLVGDEVAIREGLKNHPNLAEHSEIVHAPDVIAGDDKPSQAIRRAKTTSMGVAIDCVKQGRAAAAVSAGNTGALMAMAKLSLRTMRGIDRPALAALLPTLGDNDVVVLDLGANTECDARNLVQFAVMGAAYARTTLELESPRVALLNIGSEDQKGTEEIRDAAQMLRAAPHLPMKFIGFVEGDRLSRGEHDVIVCDGFSGNIALKTAEGTARFVADLLKRAFRSSVRSKVGFLISRPATDLLRHHLDPNNHNGAVFLGLNGLVVKSHGSANERGVATAIGNAAKMVRADLTRRIVEDLRHFEAKAAA from the coding sequence ATATCCGACAGGTCCCGGATCGCCGTCGATGCGATGGGCGGTGACGAGGGGCTGGCGGTAATGCTGGCCGGGGTGGCGCGTGCGTGCCGCAGCTACGACGACGTCAACTATCTGTTGGTCGGCGACGAGGTGGCGATTCGCGAAGGGCTCAAGAACCACCCCAACCTCGCCGAGCATTCGGAAATCGTCCACGCGCCCGACGTGATCGCGGGCGACGACAAGCCGAGCCAGGCGATTCGTCGCGCCAAGACGACGTCGATGGGTGTCGCGATCGACTGCGTGAAGCAGGGTCGCGCCGCTGCGGCCGTGTCCGCCGGCAATACCGGCGCGTTGATGGCGATGGCCAAGCTGTCGCTGCGGACGATGCGCGGCATCGATCGCCCGGCGCTCGCGGCGCTGCTGCCGACGCTCGGCGACAATGATGTCGTCGTGCTCGATCTCGGCGCGAATACCGAGTGCGATGCCCGCAACCTCGTGCAATTCGCGGTGATGGGTGCGGCCTATGCACGCACCACGCTGGAGCTCGAGTCGCCGCGCGTCGCGCTGCTGAACATCGGCAGCGAGGACCAGAAGGGCACCGAGGAAATCCGCGATGCTGCCCAGATGCTGCGCGCGGCGCCGCATCTGCCGATGAAGTTCATCGGCTTCGTCGAGGGCGATCGGCTGTCACGCGGCGAGCATGACGTGATCGTCTGCGACGGCTTCTCGGGTAATATCGCGCTCAAGACGGCCGAGGGTACGGCGCGCTTCGTCGCCGACCTGCTGAAACGTGCCTTCCGCAGTTCGGTACGCTCGAAGGTCGGGTTCCTGATCTCACGCCCCGCGACCGACCTGCTGCGCCATCATCTCGACCCCAACAACCACAATGGCGCGGTCTTCCTCGGGCTTAACGGGCTGGTCGTGAAGAGCCACGGCAGCGCGAACGAGCGCGGCGTGGCGACGGCGATCGGCAATGCCGCCAAGATGGTCCGCGCCGACCTGACGCGCCGGATCGTCGAGGATCTTCGCCATTTCGAAGCGAAGGCGGCCGCATGA
- the rpmF gene encoding 50S ribosomal protein L32, giving the protein MAVPKRKTSPSRRGMRRAHDALSVEAFQECPNCGELKRPHNLCTACGHYNGREVVAVDA; this is encoded by the coding sequence ATGGCCGTCCCCAAGCGAAAGACTTCTCCCTCACGCCGTGGCATGCGCCGCGCGCACGACGCTCTCTCGGTGGAGGCGTTCCAGGAGTGCCCGAACTGCGGCGAGCTGAAGCGCCCGCACAACCTGTGCACCGCGTGCGGACACTACAACGGTCGCGAGGTCGTCGCGGTCGACGCCTGA
- a CDS encoding MAPEG family protein encodes MPLPVTLTFAAACAMLNLWLALRVARGRFRTKAMIGDGGDAQLLAAQRAHGNFTEYAPFVMILVGAIELAGGSPTWLRAAAIAFVAARIAHALGMSAPAPNPGRAGGIAATWLVLVALAGWAVALVL; translated from the coding sequence ATGCCATTGCCTGTCACCCTTACCTTCGCCGCGGCCTGCGCCATGCTGAACCTGTGGCTGGCGCTGCGCGTCGCGCGCGGACGCTTCCGCACCAAGGCCATGATCGGGGACGGCGGCGATGCGCAGTTGCTCGCCGCACAACGGGCGCACGGCAATTTCACGGAATATGCGCCGTTCGTGATGATCCTGGTCGGGGCGATCGAGTTGGCGGGCGGCTCGCCCACGTGGCTGCGCGCCGCCGCGATTGCGTTCGTGGCTGCGCGAATCGCCCACGCGCTGGGGATGAGCGCTCCCGCGCCCAACCCGGGCCGCGCGGGCGGCATCGCCGCAACGTGGCTGGTGCTCGTCGCGCTCGCCGGCTGGGCGGTCGCGCTGGTGCTGTAG
- a CDS encoding MBL fold metallo-hydrolase — protein MTDTPLRAAIIPVTAIEQNCTLIWCTATKKAAVVDPGGDLPRILAAVGQAGVTVEKILLTHGHIDHAGEAKPLAEQLGVPIEGPHEDDRFWLARLDEDGRQWGIRGVVFEPDRWLAEGDTVTIGDLTLDVYHTPGHTAGHVIFHHAPTRFAQVGDVLFQGSVGRTDLPQGNHKQLLESIVTKLWPLGDETAFIPGHGKPSTFAHERAHNMFVSDRALSA, from the coding sequence ATGACCGATACCCCGCTGCGCGCCGCGATCATCCCCGTCACCGCAATCGAACAGAATTGCACGCTGATCTGGTGCACCGCGACGAAGAAGGCCGCGGTGGTCGATCCCGGCGGCGACCTGCCGCGCATCCTGGCGGCGGTCGGGCAGGCCGGGGTGACCGTCGAGAAGATCCTGCTCACGCATGGGCATATCGACCATGCCGGCGAGGCGAAGCCGCTTGCCGAGCAGCTCGGCGTGCCGATCGAGGGGCCGCACGAGGACGATCGCTTCTGGCTGGCGCGACTCGACGAGGACGGGCGGCAATGGGGCATCCGCGGCGTGGTGTTCGAGCCCGACCGCTGGCTTGCCGAAGGAGATACGGTGACGATCGGCGATCTGACGCTCGACGTCTACCATACCCCCGGCCACACCGCCGGGCATGTCATCTTCCACCACGCCCCGACCCGATTCGCGCAGGTCGGCGACGTGTTGTTCCAGGGGTCCGTGGGCCGTACCGACCTGCCGCAGGGCAATCACAAGCAGCTGCTCGAATCGATCGTGACCAAGTTGTGGCCGCTGGGCGACGAGACCGCCTTCATCCCCGGTCACGGCAAGCCGAGCACCTTCGCACACGAACGCGCGCACAACATGTTCGTCAGCGATCGCGCGCTGTCGGCATAG
- the pabB gene encoding aminodeoxychorismate synthase component I yields the protein MPPLAPFVLLHDARCGGAAARLYRDPRRIVAAHTPAEVADVLATVRGWEGAAAGFLSYGAGAAFEPAAAAEPASPTPLAWFGLFDGHEEIADVAAWLPDPAGARTGTPAPETALAAYRAMFEATQALIRAGDLYQLNLTFRARVPFTGDPLSLYARLRETAGAGWSAVVATGTQTILSLSPELFFALDGDALTCRPMKGTARRHADPATDLAIARALAADAKQRAENLMIVDLMRNDLSRVALPGSVAVPALFSVERYPTVHQMTSTVTATRAPEQDAVDVIEALFPCGSITGAPKVRAMQAIAAIEQGSPRGIYTGAIGRIDADGSAAFNVAIRTLLIEDGADHAMIGIGGGIVADSRAEDEWDEALAKAAFLTRDTRTVDLIETMAFDPEEGLLRIERHLTRLRASADVLGYSFDRHDVRNELQAATFRLRKPARVRLLVSRTGAIAIEVAAAPPPPDRPLRVMLVPLPVGTRDWRLRHKTSDRRFYDAARAASGADEVVFVAPDGRVTEGSFTNVFVTRGDTLVTPRAGPLLPGVLRGEMLEDGRAIEGDLFAADLADGLFVGNALRGLMPAALAVAQ from the coding sequence ATGCCGCCGCTTGCGCCTTTCGTCCTCCTTCACGATGCCCGGTGCGGGGGCGCGGCAGCGCGGCTGTACCGCGACCCGCGCCGGATCGTCGCCGCGCATACGCCTGCCGAGGTCGCGGACGTACTGGCGACGGTGCGTGGCTGGGAAGGCGCTGCCGCAGGGTTCCTCTCCTATGGCGCGGGCGCGGCGTTCGAGCCGGCTGCGGCGGCGGAGCCCGCCTCCCCCACCCCATTGGCGTGGTTCGGGCTGTTCGATGGCCATGAGGAGATCGCCGACGTCGCGGCCTGGCTGCCCGACCCGGCCGGCGCGCGCACCGGCACACCCGCGCCCGAAACCGCGCTGGCCGCGTATCGCGCGATGTTCGAGGCGACGCAGGCGCTGATACGCGCCGGCGACCTCTACCAGCTCAACCTCACCTTCCGTGCGCGCGTGCCATTTACCGGCGATCCGCTGTCGCTGTATGCGCGGTTGCGCGAGACGGCGGGCGCGGGCTGGAGCGCGGTGGTCGCGACGGGCACGCAGACGATCCTGTCGCTGTCGCCCGAGCTGTTCTTCGCGCTGGACGGCGATGCGCTCACCTGTCGCCCGATGAAGGGCACCGCGCGCCGCCATGCCGATCCGGCCACCGACCTGGCGATCGCGCGCGCGCTTGCCGCGGATGCCAAGCAGCGCGCCGAGAATTTGATGATCGTCGACCTGATGCGCAACGACCTGTCACGCGTCGCGTTGCCGGGCAGCGTCGCGGTGCCGGCGTTGTTCTCGGTCGAACGCTACCCGACCGTGCACCAGATGACCTCGACCGTCACCGCGACGCGCGCCCCGGAGCAGGACGCCGTCGACGTGATCGAGGCGCTGTTCCCATGCGGGTCGATCACCGGCGCGCCGAAGGTCCGCGCGATGCAGGCGATCGCCGCGATCGAGCAGGGCAGCCCGCGCGGCATCTACACCGGCGCGATCGGACGGATCGATGCGGATGGATCGGCGGCGTTCAACGTCGCGATCCGCACGTTGTTGATCGAGGACGGCGCAGACCATGCGATGATCGGGATCGGCGGCGGGATCGTCGCCGACTCGCGCGCGGAGGACGAATGGGACGAGGCGCTGGCGAAGGCGGCGTTCCTGACCCGCGACACCCGCACCGTCGACCTGATCGAGACGATGGCATTCGATCCCGAGGAAGGCCTGTTGCGGATCGAGCGGCATCTCACGCGGCTGCGCGCGAGTGCGGATGTACTCGGCTACAGCTTCGACCGTCACGACGTGCGCAACGAATTGCAGGCAGCGACCTTCCGGCTGCGCAAGCCCGCGCGCGTACGCCTGCTGGTGTCGCGCACCGGCGCGATCGCGATCGAGGTCGCCGCCGCCCCGCCGCCACCGGATCGCCCGCTGCGGGTCATGCTCGTGCCGCTGCCGGTCGGCACCCGCGACTGGCGGTTGCGGCACAAGACCAGCGACCGGCGCTTCTATGACGCCGCGCGTGCCGCCAGCGGTGCCGACGAGGTGGTGTTCGTCGCCCCTGACGGACGGGTGACGGAGGGCAGCTTCACGAACGTGTTCGTCACGCGCGGCGACACGCTGGTCACGCCCCGCGCCGGCCCCTTGCTGCCCGGCGTCCTGCGCGGTGAGATGCTGGAGGACGGACGCGCGATCGAGGGCGACCTGTTCGCCGCCGATCTCGCGGACGGGCTGTTCGTCGGGAATGCGTTGCGCGGGCTCATGCCCGCTGCGCTCGCGGTTGCACAATGA
- a CDS encoding pyridoxal phosphate-dependent aminotransferase yields the protein MHTSAALDRINPSPTLAITSRVLELKRAGIDVIGLGAGEPDFDTPDFVKEAAIAAIRAGKTKYTNVDGTPELKEAIVAKFKRDNALEYTPAQVTVNVGGKHTLFNALVATLDAGDEVIVPAPYWVSYPDVVQFAGATPVIVAAGADVGYKLTPAMLEAAITPRTKWLILNSPSNPTGAAYSVAELKALGEVLERHPHVWIFADDMYEHIVYDDFRFATIAEVCPSLYERTLTVNGCSKAYAMTGWRIGFAAGAPWLIKAIAKLQSQSTSNPCSIAQAAATAALSGDQSFLKERAQAFQIRRDLVVDMLNAAEGITCPKPEGAFYVYPDVSGVIGKATPAGKRIDTDSDFVGYLLDDAKVAAVQGVAFGVSPAMRISYATSEALLTEACRRIQAACSALK from the coding sequence ATGCACACCTCCGCCGCGCTCGACCGCATCAATCCCTCGCCGACGCTGGCGATCACCAGCCGCGTGCTGGAACTGAAGCGGGCCGGGATCGACGTGATCGGGCTGGGCGCGGGCGAGCCGGACTTCGATACGCCGGACTTCGTGAAGGAAGCCGCGATCGCGGCCATCCGCGCGGGCAAGACCAAATATACCAACGTCGACGGCACGCCGGAGCTGAAGGAGGCGATCGTCGCCAAGTTCAAGCGCGACAACGCGCTGGAGTATACCCCGGCGCAGGTCACCGTGAACGTGGGCGGCAAGCACACGCTGTTCAACGCACTGGTCGCGACGCTCGATGCGGGCGACGAGGTCATCGTGCCCGCGCCATATTGGGTCAGCTACCCGGACGTGGTGCAGTTCGCTGGCGCCACCCCGGTGATCGTCGCGGCGGGCGCCGACGTCGGCTACAAGCTGACGCCGGCGATGCTGGAGGCGGCGATCACGCCCAGGACCAAGTGGCTGATCCTCAACTCGCCCTCCAACCCGACCGGCGCTGCCTATTCCGTCGCCGAGCTGAAGGCGCTGGGCGAGGTGCTGGAACGGCATCCGCACGTCTGGATCTTCGCCGACGATATGTACGAGCATATCGTCTACGACGACTTCCGCTTCGCCACGATCGCCGAGGTCTGCCCGTCGCTTTACGAGCGCACGCTGACCGTCAACGGCTGTTCCAAGGCCTATGCGATGACCGGGTGGCGGATCGGCTTCGCGGCCGGTGCCCCGTGGCTGATCAAGGCGATCGCCAAGCTACAGTCGCAGTCGACCAGCAACCCGTGTTCGATCGCGCAAGCGGCGGCGACGGCGGCCCTGAGCGGCGACCAGTCGTTCCTCAAGGAGCGTGCACAGGCGTTCCAGATTCGCCGCGATCTGGTGGTCGACATGCTGAATGCCGCCGAGGGGATCACCTGCCCGAAGCCCGAGGGTGCCTTCTACGTCTACCCGGACGTGTCGGGTGTGATCGGCAAGGCGACCCCGGCGGGCAAGCGGATCGATACCGACAGCGACTTCGTCGGCTATCTGCTCGATGATGCGAAGGTCGCCGCGGTACAGGGGGTCGCGTTCGGCGTGTCGCCCGCGATGCGGATCAGCTACGCGACCTCCGAGGCGCTGCTGACCGAGGCCTGCCGGCGCATTCAGGCGGCGTGCAGCGCGCTTAAATAG
- the msrA gene encoding peptide-methionine (S)-S-oxide reductase MsrA, translating to MKRPLLPMAALPLLLAACGTAQAERAVPIPAAAHDVPAARGMQTAILAGGCFWGMEAVFQQVKGVRDVVAGYAGGTPQTANYEAVSSEATRHAEAIRISYDPRVVSYATLLRVYFSIAHDPTQLNRQGPDSGTSYRSAIFPQNNAQRAVAAAYIKQLGGTHAYPRPIVTRIESGGFYPAEAYHQDFFRKNPTHPYIVRWDKPKVAGFKAGFPQLAMR from the coding sequence ATGAAGCGCCCCTTGCTCCCGATGGCGGCCTTGCCGCTGCTCCTCGCCGCTTGCGGTACCGCGCAGGCCGAGCGGGCCGTTCCGATCCCGGCCGCAGCGCATGATGTGCCGGCTGCACGGGGCATGCAGACCGCGATACTCGCTGGCGGCTGCTTTTGGGGTATGGAGGCGGTGTTCCAGCAGGTGAAGGGCGTGCGCGACGTCGTCGCCGGCTATGCGGGCGGCACGCCACAAACCGCCAATTACGAAGCGGTCAGCAGCGAGGCGACGCGGCACGCCGAGGCGATCAGGATCAGCTATGATCCGCGCGTGGTCAGCTACGCGACCCTGTTGCGCGTCTATTTCTCGATCGCGCACGATCCCACGCAGTTGAACCGGCAGGGCCCGGACAGCGGCACCAGCTATCGTTCGGCGATCTTCCCGCAGAATAATGCGCAGCGTGCGGTCGCAGCGGCCTACATCAAGCAGCTTGGCGGGACACACGCCTATCCGCGGCCGATCGTGACGCGCATCGAGAGCGGGGGCTTCTACCCGGCGGAGGCCTATCATCAGGACTTCTTCCGCAAGAATCCGACACATCCGTACATCGTGCGTTGGGACAAGCCGAAGGTAGCGGGATTCAAGGCTGGCTTCCCGCAACTGGCGATGCGCTAA
- a CDS encoding Trm112 family protein, giving the protein MTLDAWLLERLVCPATRTALRYDVERQELVSEAAGVAYPVRDGVPVLLVEEARPLAV; this is encoded by the coding sequence ATGACGCTCGACGCGTGGTTGCTCGAACGGCTGGTGTGCCCGGCGACGCGTACCGCGCTGCGCTACGATGTGGAGCGGCAGGAGCTGGTGTCGGAGGCGGCGGGTGTGGCCTATCCGGTGCGCGATGGCGTACCGGTCCTGCTGGTGGAAGAGGCGCGCCCGCTCGCCGTATAA
- a CDS encoding LON peptidase substrate-binding domain-containing protein: MTGLTRLSIFPLPGALLFPQLHLPLHIFEPRYRAMVSDAMARDRRIAMIQPRPDSDDAATPALFDIGCVGKIAEVEALDDGRYNVILQGVSLFRLRRELVVTTPFRQVEAELLPLADEETLSLGARASLELESRRFAEAHGYAVDWKAVGRLDDMSFVNGVAQIAPFDVAAKQALLEAPDLATRAELLVQLMQFFGRHDGEERVTLQ, translated from the coding sequence ATGACCGGCCTGACGCGGCTCTCGATCTTCCCGCTGCCGGGCGCGTTGCTGTTCCCGCAGCTGCACCTGCCGCTGCACATCTTCGAGCCGCGCTATCGTGCGATGGTGTCCGACGCGATGGCACGCGACCGCCGCATCGCGATGATCCAGCCACGTCCGGACAGCGACGATGCGGCGACGCCCGCGCTGTTCGACATCGGCTGCGTCGGCAAGATCGCCGAGGTCGAGGCGCTCGACGACGGGCGCTACAACGTGATCCTGCAAGGCGTTTCGCTGTTCCGGCTGCGTCGCGAGCTGGTCGTCACCACGCCGTTCCGGCAGGTCGAGGCCGAACTGCTGCCGCTTGCCGACGAAGAAACGCTGTCGCTGGGCGCACGTGCGTCGTTGGAACTGGAATCGCGCCGCTTCGCCGAGGCGCATGGCTATGCGGTCGACTGGAAAGCCGTCGGGCGGCTCGATGATATGAGCTTCGTGAACGGGGTCGCGCAGATTGCGCCGTTCGACGTCGCCGCGAAGCAGGCGCTGCTCGAGGCACCCGATCTCGCGACGCGTGCCGAACTGCTGGTACAGTTGATGCAGTTCTTCGGTCGCCATGACGGCGAGGAGCGGGTGACGCTGCAATGA
- a CDS encoding tetratricopeptide repeat protein, with the protein MSPAQKEAVQRFRADVVDPSMTKLVIVDFFAEWCAPCKALTPVLEKVAAEYADQGVVLAKVDTDKDQFIAAQFQIRSMPTVYAMFQGQLVADLTSARTESQLKTMLDQLLRQLPIEGEAQSQDAELEPLIAMGEQVLAEGDAARALSIFDQLMEMAPDHHAVLSGRIRALVAAGAVEEAEAAIAALPEDVAKMPDIARAAAALALAKSAPAVDDLAPFEAAVAASPDDLQARYDLANARMAAGQRDAAADGFLSIVAAERDWNDGAARQQLLKLFEVVGLEDPWVSAQRRRLSAILFG; encoded by the coding sequence ATGTCCCCGGCACAGAAGGAAGCCGTCCAGCGATTCCGTGCGGATGTCGTCGATCCGTCGATGACCAAGTTGGTGATCGTCGACTTTTTTGCGGAATGGTGTGCGCCGTGCAAGGCGCTGACGCCGGTGCTGGAGAAGGTCGCGGCCGAATATGCCGATCAGGGCGTCGTGCTGGCCAAGGTCGATACCGACAAGGACCAGTTCATCGCCGCGCAATTCCAGATTCGCTCGATGCCGACCGTCTACGCGATGTTCCAGGGGCAGTTGGTCGCGGACCTGACCAGCGCGCGTACCGAATCGCAGCTGAAGACGATGCTCGATCAACTGCTGCGCCAGCTGCCGATCGAGGGCGAGGCGCAGTCGCAGGACGCCGAACTCGAGCCGCTGATCGCAATGGGCGAGCAGGTGCTGGCGGAGGGCGACGCGGCTCGGGCGTTGTCGATCTTCGACCAGCTGATGGAGATGGCGCCCGATCATCATGCGGTGCTCTCCGGCCGCATCCGCGCGCTGGTCGCCGCCGGGGCGGTCGAGGAAGCCGAGGCAGCGATCGCCGCCCTGCCCGAAGATGTCGCAAAGATGCCGGATATCGCGCGCGCCGCCGCCGCACTGGCACTCGCGAAGTCGGCACCCGCCGTCGACGACCTCGCCCCATTCGAGGCGGCGGTCGCGGCGAGCCCGGACGATCTCCAGGCGCGCTACGACCTTGCCAACGCGCGCATGGCGGCCGGCCAGCGTGACGCGGCGGCGGACGGCTTCCTGTCGATCGTCGCCGCGGAGCGCGACTGGAACGACGGCGCAGCGCGGCAGCAATTGCTGAAGCTGTTCGAGGTCGTCGGACTGGAGGATCCGTGGGTGTCGGCGCAGCGCCGGCGGCTGTCGGCGATCCTGTTCGGATGA
- a CDS encoding TorF family putative porin, which yields MKYAFLLSAIAMLAAIPAAAQEEAPPKAVTVSGSVGLVSDYRFRGVSQSDENLAVQGGFTIAHESGIYIGTWGSNLAGWGTFGGANMELDLIAGYKLPVGGGTLDVGATWYMYPGGFDNTDFIEPYAKLSGTAGPVSLTAGVAYAPKQEALGAWSANGFVASQVDYSAGTGYSNPGAKGDNLYVWGDAAAAIPNTGLTAKAHIGASSGNKGLGPFATSVAPTGAYADWLLGVDYTIPSTPLTVGVAYVDTNITDRKAAYLQPSFSRGQDGNGSIADAKVVFAVTAAF from the coding sequence TTGAAGTACGCATTCCTACTCTCCGCCATCGCGATGTTGGCCGCCATTCCCGCCGCTGCGCAGGAAGAGGCACCCCCCAAGGCGGTTACCGTGTCCGGTTCGGTGGGGCTGGTCAGCGACTATCGCTTTCGTGGCGTCTCGCAATCAGACGAGAACCTCGCGGTGCAGGGCGGTTTCACGATCGCGCACGAAAGCGGCATCTATATTGGCACCTGGGGCTCGAATCTTGCCGGTTGGGGCACGTTCGGTGGCGCCAATATGGAGCTGGACCTGATCGCGGGTTACAAGCTCCCGGTCGGCGGCGGCACGCTGGACGTCGGCGCGACCTGGTACATGTATCCCGGCGGCTTCGACAACACCGACTTCATCGAGCCCTACGCCAAGCTGTCGGGCACCGCCGGCCCGGTCAGCCTGACCGCGGGTGTTGCCTATGCGCCCAAGCAGGAGGCGCTCGGCGCCTGGTCGGCGAACGGGTTCGTCGCCTCCCAGGTCGATTACAGCGCCGGCACCGGCTACAGCAACCCGGGCGCGAAGGGCGACAACCTCTACGTCTGGGGCGACGCCGCCGCGGCGATCCCGAACACCGGGCTGACGGCCAAGGCGCATATCGGCGCGTCGAGCGGCAACAAGGGCCTGGGGCCGTTCGCGACCAGTGTCGCGCCGACCGGCGCCTATGCCGACTGGCTGCTGGGCGTCGACTATACGATCCCCAGCACGCCGCTGACGGTCGGCGTCGCCTATGTCGACACCAACATCACCGACCGCAAGGCCGCGTATCTCCAGCCGAGCTTCAGCCGCGGGCAGGACGGCAACGGCTCGATCGCCGACGCTAAGGTCGTCTTCGCAGTGACCGCCGCCTTCTGA